A region from the Trachemys scripta elegans isolate TJP31775 chromosome 22, CAS_Tse_1.0, whole genome shotgun sequence genome encodes:
- the MYO1F gene encoding unconventional myosin-If yields the protein MGSKELFHWQSHNVKQSGVDDMVLLSKISEDAIVENLKKRFMDDYIFTYIGSVLISVNPFKQMPYFTDREVELYQGAAQYENPPHIYALTDNMYRNMLIDGENQCVIISGESGAGKTVAAKYIMGYISKVSGGGEKVQHVKDIILQSNPLLEAFGNAKTVRNNNSSRFGKYFEIQFSRGGEPDGGKISNFLLEKSRVVNQNESERNFHIYYQLIEGASQEQQQNLGIMTPDYYYYLNQSETYKVDGTDDRSDFHETMNAMQVIGIARADQQLVLQIVAGILHLGNINFREQGNYAQVENPDLLAFPAYLLGIDKDRLNDKITSRKMDSKWGGRSESINVTLNVEQASYTRDALAKGLYLRVFDFLVESINRAMQKPNEEYSIGVLDIYGFEIFQKNGFEQFCINFVNEKLQQIFIELTLKAEQSGEACDPDLSSSVALGLLKQAPPPRWVGGPWLDPDSLSPHLLRLQFRVKKAGWGGGGTRSVTFLRGQGDVAVFKAGGKTLTVSIGDGLPKNSKPTKKGVQQSKGHRKQPAPSRGAPQAPRGTCRNGAAQFPRNDNRQREQMYSMTQKQAQGPPAAMLPKQGVSRRTKARPPSEQNLEFLNVPDQGVAGMQRKRSVNQRPPPAGRPKPQPKVTGPCCQALYQYIGQDVDELSFNVGDVIDILLEDPSGWWKGRLHGKEGLFPGNYVKKI from the exons GGCAGCAAGGAGCTGTTTCACTGGCAGAGCCACAATGTCAAGCAGAGCGGCGTGGATGACATGGTCCTGCTCTCCAAAATCTCCGAGGATGCCATTGTGGAAAATCTTAAAAAGCGCTTCATGGATGATTACATCTTC ACCTACATTGGCTCGGTGCTCATCTCCGTCAATCCCTTCAAGCAGATGCCTTACTTCACGGACCGGGAGGTTGAACTGTACCAAGGAGCG GCTCAGTATGAAAATCCACCCCACATCTACGCTCTGACCGACAACATGTACCGGAACATGCTGATCGACGGAGAGAACCAGTGCGTCATTATCAG TGGGGAAAGCGGGGCTGGAAAAACGGTGGCAGCCAAATACATTATGGGCTACATTTCCAAAGTGTCCGGCGGTGGAGAGAAAGTGCAG CACGTGAAAGACATCATCCTGCAATCCAACCCTCTGCTGGAAGCCTTTGGGAACGCCAAAACCGTCCGGAACAACAACTCCAGCCGATTT GGGAAATACTTTGAAATCCAGTTCAGCCGGGGCGGTGAGCCGGATGGAGGGAAGATCTCCAACTTCCTGCTGGAGAAATCCAGGGTGGTGAACCAGAATGAGAGCGAGAGGAACTTCCACATCTACTACCAG CTCATTGAAGGGGcctcccaggagcagcagcagaacttGGGGATCATGACCCCCGATTATTACTACTACCTGAACCAGTCCGAAACCTACAAGGTGGACGGCACCGATGACCGGAGCGACTTCCACGAGACCATG AACGCCATGCAGGTGATAGGCATCGCCAGAGCGGACCAGCAGCTGGTGTTACAGATCGTGGCTGGAATTCTGCACCTGGGCAACATTAACTTCCGAGAACAGGGCAACTATGCCCAGGTGGAGAACCCTGACT TGCTGGCCTTCCCCGCCTACCTGCTGGGGATTGATAAGGACAGGCTCAATGACAAGATCACCAGCAGGAAGATGGACAGCAAATGGGGCGGCCGGTCGGAGTCGATCAACGTGACCCTGAATGTGGAGCAGGCGTCCTACACCCGCGACGCCCTGGCCAAGGGGCTCTACTTGCGGGTCTTTGACTTCCTCGTGGAG TCCATTAACAGGGCCATGCAGAAGCCCAATGAGGAGTACAGTATCGGGGTGCTGGATATCTACGGCTTTGAAATATTCCAG AAAAACGGctttgaacaattctgcattaaCTTTGTGAATGAGAAGCTGCAGCAGATCTTTATCGAGCTGACCCTTAAAGCGGAGCAG TCAGGAGAAGCCTGTGACCCTGATTTGTCAAGTTCAGTGGCACTAGGGCTTTTAaaacaagcccccccccccaggtgggtGGGGGGTCCCTGGTTGGACCCTGACAGCCTTTCTCCCCACTTGCTCAGACTACAGTTCCGAGTGAAgaaggcagggtggggtggaggtggcacgCGCAGCGTCACATTCCTGAGGGGACAGGGCGACGTGGCCGTCTTCAAAGCAGGAGGCAAGACCCTGACGGTCAGCATCGGGGACGGGCTCCCCAAGAACTCCA AGCCCACTAAGAAAGGGGTCCAGCAGAGCAAAGGCCACCGCAAGCAACCGGCGCCCTCCAGAGGTGCCCCACAAGCCCCAAGAG GGACCTGCAGGAACGGCGCTGCCCAGTTCCCCCGTAATGACAACCGGCAGCGGGAGCAGATGTACTCCATGACCCAGAAACAGGCGCAGGGGCCTCCCGCCGCCATGCTGCCCAAACAGGGCGTGAGCCGCAGGACCAAGGCGCGACCCCCCTCGGAGCAAAACTTGGAGTTCCTGAATGTGCCCGACCAAGGGGTGGCAGG catgcagaggaagagAAGCGTCAACCAACGGCCCCCTCCGGCGGGacgccccaagccccagcccaagGTCACCGGCCCGTGCTGCCAAGCTCTCTATCAGTACATCGGGCAGGACGTGGATGAGCTCAGCTTCAACGTCGGCGACGTCATCGACATCCTGCTGGAAG ATCCCTCCGGATGGTGGAAAGGTCGGCTGCACGGCAAAGAAGGGCTCTTCCCTGGGAATTACGTGAAGAAGATCTGA